A single Pseudoalteromonas rubra DNA region contains:
- the tsaB gene encoding tRNA (adenosine(37)-N6)-threonylcarbamoyltransferase complex dimerization subunit type 1 TsaB — protein MKYNLLALDASTEALSLALSYNGNLYRHFEECPQQHSQKILPLVEQLFTEAGCQLKDLDGLVFGRGPGSFTGVRIGVAVAQGLAYSGNLQLAGVSTLQAMAQQAFAQTQAKQVLVAIDARMGEVYLCHYTRSDNNQAIALGEERVIKPELIDGEFEGVLAVGTGWQTYSDVAEKLGLEVHNDITLPHAEYMLDTGIAQFEAGKVVNAADAQPQYVRDTVTWKKLPGRE, from the coding sequence ATGAAATATAATTTGCTTGCCCTGGATGCTTCAACGGAAGCTCTGAGCCTGGCGTTGTCGTACAACGGCAACCTGTATCGCCACTTTGAAGAGTGCCCTCAGCAACATAGTCAGAAAATATTGCCTTTAGTCGAGCAACTGTTTACTGAAGCAGGTTGTCAGCTTAAAGATCTGGATGGTCTGGTATTTGGCCGTGGACCAGGCAGTTTTACTGGGGTACGTATCGGAGTCGCTGTTGCCCAGGGGTTAGCGTATTCCGGAAACTTGCAACTGGCAGGTGTTTCGACGCTTCAGGCAATGGCACAACAGGCATTTGCGCAAACCCAAGCAAAGCAGGTTTTGGTTGCGATTGACGCGCGTATGGGCGAGGTTTATCTTTGTCATTATACCCGTTCGGATAATAATCAGGCGATTGCCTTGGGTGAAGAAAGAGTGATCAAGCCTGAGCTTATTGACGGCGAATTTGAAGGCGTACTTGCAGTCGGCACTGGCTGGCAGACCTATTCGGATGTCGCTGAAAAGCTCGGGCTCGAAGTACATAACGATATTACGCTGCCGCATGCTGAATATATGTTAGATACCGGCATTGCTCAGTTTGAAGCCGGTAAGGTTGTTAATGCTGCAGACGCTCAGCCCCAGTATGTTAGGGATACTGTGACCTGGAAGAAGTTGCCCGGACGCGAGTAA